ATTTTCCAGCTCGCGCACATTTCCCGGCCAATAGTACTCTTCCAAAATCTGAATCAGGTGCTTGGAAATCGTTTCGACGCTCTTGCCAGTTTTTGCAGCAAATTTTTTGATAAAATGATTCACCAAAACCGGAATATCCTTTTTGCGCTCACGCAGCGGCGGAACGGTAATGGGAAACACATTCAAGCGGTAAAACAAGTCTTCCCGAAAGCCACCCTCCCGGATAGCCTGTTCCAGGTTGCGATTGGTAGCGGCAATAATTCGGGTATCTACTTTGAGGGTTTGTGAACTTCCGAGCCGTTCAAATTCTCCTTCCTGTAAAACGCGCAGCAGCTTGCTTTGCAACTCAAACGGCAGTTCACCGATTTCATCCAGAAACAATGTGCCACAGTCAGCTAATTCGAACCGTCCGATTTTTCGCACCAGTGCTCCGGTAAAAGCGCCCTTCTCATGTCCGAACAACTCGCTTTCAATGAGGTTTGCGGGCAGCACGGCACAATTCACTTTAACCAACGGCCGGTCTCTGCGCGGGCTGAGATTATGAACCGCCCGGGCAATCAATTCTTTACCCGTTCCCGACTCACCTAAAATGAGCACCGTGGCATCGGTGCTGGCGACCTGTTCAACTTTGTGCAGGACATGATTTAGAGTTTCACTGCGACTGATTATATCCGTAAAGTTGTGCTCAGATTTGATCTCCTCCTGCAAATAAATATTTTCAACACGTAGACGGTCTTTCAAGGTTTCCACTTCGGAATGAGCTTTCTGCAACTCTTGCAACGCCCGTTGTCTTTGATCGATTTCATCCTCAAGTTCCAGGCTTTTGATTACGAGGTTTTTAT
The candidate division KSB1 bacterium genome window above contains:
- a CDS encoding sigma 54-interacting transcriptional regulator — protein: MLSVAEISRTILVSWLRKRAMLLQGFWIIGLGLGLTILFLIYKKMGDFGFLQTLSFEKDIPLDRYGILCLLASISIFLAYNFARLNKNLVIKSLELEDEIDQRQRALQELQKAHSEVETLKDRLRVENIYLQEEIKSEHNFTDIISRSETLNHVLHKVEQVASTDATVLILGESGTGKELIARAVHNLSPRRDRPLVKVNCAVLPANLIESELFGHEKGAFTGALVRKIGRFELADCGTLFLDEIGELPFELQSKLLRVLQEGEFERLGSSQTLKVDTRIIAATNRNLEQAIREGGFREDLFYRLNVFPITVPPLRERKKDIPVLVNHFIKKFAAKTGKSVETISKHLIQILEEYYWPGNVRELENVIERAVIVSSGKQLKLDGNFTKTQEQNDSMTSLDENERQHIIKALELCNWRISGEKGAAKILGINDKTLYSRIQKLNISKRTS